From Bermanella sp. WJH001:
CAAGCACCTAAAATAACAACCGCAATCATTGATGGCGTCATGATGCCGCGATACAGTTTACGCTCCATAACTTTAAAGCGCTCCTTGCTGGTTTCGTCTTCACTCATGGCGTGATAAACAAATAATCGAGGCAAATAAAACAGCGCAGCAAACCAGCAGACCACTGCAATAATGTGAAACGCTTTAAGCCAAAGCATATGCTTCCTTAAATGTAGTTAGTGTACATATCGATAGTAGTTGTGGATTTTATCATGTTCGATGATGCCCATGACAGAGGCGGTATTCACTTCTTTGCCATAGTGGATGGTGAGGCACTCTACTTTTTCATCAATCATAATGTCTAACGCTTCTTGCAAGTTAGCGCGCATGGAAATGCTATGACAGGTTAACCTCTGACCAGGGATCGCCATAAGGTTTAACACAGGATCTTCGTCTTCCATTACTTCTAGCCATTCTTTTAGGCTCTCTTCATTCATTAAAAGGTTGGCAACATCCGATGCTGCAAGGGCGGCTAAGATGCCTTTTTCACCATGTATGACTAACCAAATAGGGTTGCCACTTAAAGCCAGCTGTAATGTTTCGATGGATGCAAACTTAGGCACAACTTTAATGTTTTTTTCAGCCACGCTGAGTACGCTGTTTTGTCTTAGCATTAACTCAACAGGGCTGGTATCGGTTGATAAACCTCTTAATTGTAATAGGCGGGGGAACAGCGCCTTTTGTTTGAACACTTCGCTGGTGGTTAGGTTGGCAATCACCACCACTAACATAGCCGGTAACAGAATGTTGGGATTATTGGTCAGCTCCAATAAAGTCATGAGTGCCGTGAGTGGCGCCTGTAAACAAGCACTCATCATGGCCGCCATGCCTAACATGGCATAATAGCCAGTGGCACTGGCAATCTCTGGTGCAAAATAATTCCCTACTTCACCAATGGCACCACCGGCGCAGGCCCCAATAAATAACATGGGACCAATGGCCCCTGCGGGTTGCCCTAAGCCTAAGTTAAGTCCGGTGATGCATAATTTAGCCAATGCAAAACTGATTAAAATCATCCAAGGCAGTTGACCGGTTAAAGCATGGTTTACCGTGTCATAACCGATGCCCATCATGGCAGGAATGGCGAGGGCGAATAATCCGTTGAGTAAACCAATGATTAAGAACCTAAGCCAAAGGTTTTTGGGAGCCTTTTGTGCGCTTTTAACACAAATCCAAATAAGCAATGCAGCAAGCGCCCCCATGACTAACCCTTCTACTAATAAAAAGGGGAACTCTAATAATGATCGCATTTGTAATGGCGGAACGGTAAACGCAGGCTCTGCGCCATACACCAGCCTTGTAAGAAGAGCACCTGCCACCGAGGCTAAAATAATAGGAATCAAGCTGACAAAGCTATAACCCATTACGATCACTTCCATCGCAAAAATAACCCCTGCAATGGGCGTATTAAAAGACGCACTAATGGCAGCGGCCACGCCCGAAGCCAGCAATAATTGAATATGGCGACTGGGTAATTGAAACTTACGCCCCATGATACTGCCGCTGGCGGCTCCCAAATGCACAGCAGGACCTT
This genomic window contains:
- a CDS encoding chloride channel protein is translated as MASFIRRLRISLAQGDALPQLALLGVLAGLVTSGTILLFRFAIEGPLMAYLENGDHENFEALAPWIRFFLPLSGAMLIAVIFARLSAQSRMVGISHVLERLKHHQGHMPFSNFVAQFFAGVICALSGQSAGREGPAVHLGAASGSIMGRKFQLPSRHIQLLLASGVAAAISASFNTPIAGVIFAMEVIVMGYSFVSLIPIILASVAGALLTRLVYGAEPAFTVPPLQMRSLLEFPFLLVEGLVMGALAALLIWICVKSAQKAPKNLWLRFLIIGLLNGLFALAIPAMMGIGYDTVNHALTGQLPWMILISFALAKLCITGLNLGLGQPAGAIGPMLFIGACAGGAIGEVGNYFAPEIASATGYYAMLGMAAMMSACLQAPLTALMTLLELTNNPNILLPAMLVVVIANLTTSEVFKQKALFPRLLQLRGLSTDTSPVELMLRQNSVLSVAEKNIKVVPKFASIETLQLALSGNPIWLVIHGEKGILAALAASDVANLLMNEESLKEWLEVMEDEDPVLNLMAIPGQRLTCHSISMRANLQEALDIMIDEKVECLTIHYGKEVNTASVMGIIEHDKIHNYYRYVH